One genomic window of Nitrosomonas sp. Is35 includes the following:
- a CDS encoding arginyltransferase — protein sequence MLKFHTTNPYSCSYLPGKLACSEVVTPEHHIDAQAYGKLVQAGFRRSGHYTYRPCCEHCRACLSVRVKVTDFVSKRAQRRAWKQHQHLSATVHPLHYKPAHYALYQRYQNNRHFGGGMDNDCREQYHNFLLQSHVNSKLIEFHDKEQLRMVSIIDVLPDGLSSVYTFYDAEVAQASFGTYNILWQIEQCREHHLEYLYLGYWIKENRKMRYKANFQPLEILINNQWVLLDSSILS from the coding sequence GTGCTTAAATTTCACACCACCAATCCTTATTCATGCAGTTACTTGCCCGGCAAGCTCGCTTGCTCCGAGGTGGTCACGCCGGAGCATCATATCGATGCGCAAGCTTATGGAAAATTGGTACAAGCCGGTTTCCGCCGCAGCGGCCATTATACCTACCGGCCATGCTGCGAACATTGTCGTGCTTGTCTTTCCGTAAGGGTCAAGGTGACCGACTTTGTGTCTAAGCGCGCGCAGCGCCGTGCCTGGAAACAACATCAGCATTTATCCGCCACCGTGCATCCGTTGCATTATAAACCGGCGCATTACGCGCTTTATCAACGCTATCAGAACAATCGCCATTTTGGCGGCGGCATGGATAATGATTGCCGCGAGCAGTATCACAATTTTCTATTGCAGAGTCATGTGAATTCCAAATTGATCGAGTTCCATGACAAAGAGCAATTGCGCATGGTCAGTATTATCGATGTGCTGCCGGATGGCCTGTCGTCGGTCTATACTTTCTACGATGCCGAGGTCGCTCAGGCGAGTTTTGGGACTTACAACATCCTATGGCAGATTGAACAGTGCCGGGAGCATCATTTGGAGTATCTTTACCTGGGCTACTGGATCAAAGAAAACCGGAAAATGCGCTATAAAGCCAATTTTCAACCGCTTGAAATCTTGATTAACAATCAGTGGGTTTTGCTGGATAGCAGCATTCTTTCGTGA
- a CDS encoding DUF1841 family protein codes for MFKPSREQARQLFFDTWRKYRQREILSGIETIALEVILLHPEYHDILSDPERYLDKDYSPEMGDTNPFLHMSMHVAIKEQLSINQPVGICERFARLQKHCGSEHVAAHQTMECLAEMIWQAQRTQSAPDAGIYFDCLDKQLGSVN; via the coding sequence ATGTTTAAACCATCGAGAGAACAAGCGCGGCAATTATTTTTCGACACATGGCGTAAGTACCGTCAGCGGGAAATATTATCCGGTATCGAAACGATCGCGCTCGAGGTCATACTGCTTCACCCGGAATACCATGACATTCTCAGCGACCCCGAGCGCTATTTGGATAAGGATTACTCACCGGAAATGGGTGATACAAATCCATTCCTGCACATGAGCATGCACGTAGCGATCAAAGAACAGTTGTCCATTAATCAACCGGTTGGAATTTGCGAGCGATTTGCGCGTCTACAGAAGCATTGCGGAAGTGAACACGTTGCGGCACATCAGACGATGGAATGCCTGGCAGAAATGATATGGCAAGCGCAGCGTACGCAATCCGCGCCGGATGCCGGCATCTATTTCGATTGTTTGGATAAACAGCTGGGTTCGGTCAATTAA
- a CDS encoding ATP-binding cassette domain-containing protein, with protein MPLITLENACLAFGHHALLDHANLQLDPGERAGLIGRNGGGKSSLLRSLAGEIKLDDGRLWRAPNLKLAYVPQEPLLNPANTVYQEVSTGLGNISQILLDYHAVSHALSETPENTEALLIRLQDLQGALETDGGWNLQAKIETVIDKLNLPADTLIDHLSGGLKKRVALARALVISPDVLLLDEPTNHLDFSSIEWLEGLLRDFSGSVLFITHDRRFLDNVATRIIELDRGNLQTFSGNFSDYQRQKAEMLEVEAIHNRKFDKFLAQEEVWIRKGIEARRTRNEGRVRRLEALRLERAARRDKVGKANINVDAGERSGKLVAELEHVNKSYGDKAIIKDFSCRIMRGDRVGLLGPNGAGKSTLLKLILGELQPDSGNLQQGTKLSVAYFDQMREQLNEEMVLTDTISPGSDFVEINGKRKHVISYLEDFLFPPERARSPVKSLSGGERNRLLLARLFTRPANVLVLDEPTNDLDIETLELLEALLQDYSGTLFLVSHDREFLDNVVTQVIAFEGNGKLCEYIGGYEDWIRAKQFEDNSNQQKTVSKQPETSPTSSSTAAKPARTKKLSYQEARELEALPGKIDKLEREQANITLRLNEPTIYRDHPDEVKALQTRLAAIEKELTDCLAKWEELESKSTAKM; from the coding sequence ATGCCGCTCATTACACTGGAAAATGCCTGCCTGGCTTTTGGCCACCATGCTTTGCTTGATCATGCCAACTTGCAGCTCGACCCAGGCGAGCGTGCCGGTTTGATCGGCAGAAACGGCGGCGGTAAGTCAAGCTTACTGCGATCATTAGCTGGTGAGATTAAACTCGATGACGGCCGGCTCTGGCGCGCGCCTAATTTAAAGCTGGCGTATGTGCCGCAAGAACCGCTGTTGAATCCCGCCAATACGGTATATCAAGAAGTTTCCACGGGTTTGGGCAATATCAGTCAGATTCTGCTGGATTATCATGCCGTTTCGCATGCATTAAGCGAAACACCGGAAAATACTGAAGCTTTGCTGATTCGTCTGCAAGATTTGCAAGGCGCTTTGGAAACCGACGGCGGATGGAACCTGCAAGCAAAAATAGAAACCGTGATCGATAAACTGAATTTGCCTGCGGATACCTTGATTGATCATCTCTCCGGCGGCTTAAAAAAGCGCGTGGCATTGGCCCGTGCGCTAGTGATATCGCCGGATGTGCTGCTACTGGATGAACCGACCAATCATCTGGATTTTTCTTCTATTGAATGGCTGGAAGGATTGCTGCGGGATTTTTCCGGTAGCGTTCTGTTTATCACACATGACCGCCGTTTTCTCGATAACGTAGCGACCAGAATTATTGAGCTGGATCGCGGAAATTTGCAAACTTTCTCCGGCAATTTCTCCGATTACCAGCGCCAGAAAGCGGAAATGCTCGAAGTCGAAGCGATACATAACCGGAAATTCGATAAATTCCTGGCGCAGGAAGAAGTCTGGATACGCAAAGGAATCGAAGCGCGGCGTACGCGTAATGAAGGCAGAGTGCGAAGACTGGAGGCATTGCGGCTGGAGCGCGCAGCGCGCCGGGACAAGGTTGGAAAGGCCAATATCAATGTTGATGCGGGTGAGCGTTCGGGTAAGCTGGTTGCTGAGCTGGAGCACGTCAATAAAAGCTATGGTGATAAAGCGATTATCAAGGATTTCTCCTGCCGCATTATGCGCGGTGACCGGGTGGGATTGCTGGGCCCGAATGGTGCTGGAAAATCGACGTTGTTAAAATTGATTCTGGGTGAATTGCAACCTGATTCCGGCAACCTTCAGCAAGGAACCAAGCTGTCGGTTGCTTACTTCGATCAGATGCGCGAGCAGCTCAATGAAGAAATGGTTCTGACGGATACCATCAGCCCGGGTTCCGATTTTGTTGAGATTAACGGTAAACGCAAGCATGTCATCAGTTATCTGGAGGATTTCTTGTTTCCTCCGGAACGCGCCCGTTCGCCCGTCAAATCACTTTCAGGCGGTGAACGTAATCGTTTGTTGCTGGCGCGATTATTTACCCGCCCTGCCAATGTGCTGGTACTGGATGAACCCACTAACGATTTGGATATAGAAACATTGGAATTGTTGGAAGCCCTGTTGCAAGACTATTCCGGCACGTTGTTTTTGGTCAGTCATGACCGGGAATTTTTGGATAATGTCGTTACACAAGTAATTGCATTTGAAGGAAATGGAAAATTATGTGAATATATTGGCGGTTATGAAGATTGGATACGTGCAAAACAGTTTGAAGATAATAGCAATCAGCAAAAAACAGTATCGAAGCAGCCGGAAACCTCACCAACCAGTAGTTCTACAGCGGCAAAGCCTGCTCGAACTAAAAAATTGAGTTATCAGGAAGCACGTGAGCTTGAAGCATTACCTGGTAAAATTGATAAGTTGGAACGGGAGCAGGCCAATATTACTTTACGCCTGAACGAACCAACAATTTATCGTGATCACCCAGACGAAGTAAAAGCATTACAAACACGCTTAGCGGCGATTGAAAAAGAATTGACAGACTGCCTTGCAAAATGGGAAGAATTGGAGTCGAAATCTACTGCAAAAATGTAG
- a CDS encoding Hsp20/alpha crystallin family protein, with amino-acid sequence MAITRYEPWGLLSQLQRELERSVAEGSTATAEWSPAVDIKEEADKFVIHADIPGVKPEEIDISMEDGVLTIRGEKKSESKTEKEGYKRVERTYGSFYRRFSLPDTANAEAISASSKHGVLEVVIPKREAVQPKKINVTAAAE; translated from the coding sequence ATGGCTATTACACGTTATGAACCTTGGGGATTGTTAAGTCAACTGCAAAGAGAATTGGAACGCAGCGTCGCTGAGGGTTCTACCGCAACGGCGGAATGGTCTCCTGCGGTGGATATTAAGGAAGAAGCGGATAAATTTGTTATTCATGCGGATATTCCCGGGGTAAAACCGGAAGAAATCGATATCAGTATGGAAGATGGCGTACTTACCATCAGAGGTGAGAAAAAATCGGAAAGTAAAACCGAAAAAGAAGGCTACAAACGCGTTGAGCGAACGTACGGTTCCTTCTACCGCCGCTTCAGTCTGCCGGATACCGCTAACGCTGAAGCGATTTCCGCATCGTCAAAACACGGTGTGCTGGAGGTGGTTATACCGAAGCGTGAAGCCGTGCAACCGAAGAAAATTAACGTCACCGCTGCGGCTGAGTAA
- the nth gene encoding endonuclease III — protein MNSAKRHEIFTCLQSTNPHPTTELEYRSPFELLIAVILSAQATDKSVNLATRKLFPHANTPEKILALGETGLLECIKSIGLYKTKAKNILATCQLLIQHHRSEVPRTRAQLEALPGVGRKTANVILNTAFGEPTIAVDTHIFRVSNRTGLAPGKNVLEVELKLLKAVPKEFRHDAHHWLILHGRYVCKARKPACAICTINHLCEFKDKNFAL, from the coding sequence ATGAATTCAGCCAAGCGGCACGAAATTTTTACTTGTTTGCAATCAACCAATCCGCATCCAACCACCGAGCTGGAATATCGTTCCCCTTTTGAACTGCTGATCGCGGTTATTTTATCGGCGCAAGCTACCGACAAAAGCGTGAATCTGGCAACACGGAAATTATTTCCTCACGCCAATACGCCGGAAAAAATTCTTGCTTTGGGTGAAACGGGTTTGCTTGAATGTATCAAAAGCATCGGGCTATATAAAACCAAGGCGAAAAATATTCTGGCAACCTGCCAATTGCTGATCCAGCATCATCGCAGCGAAGTACCCCGTACGCGCGCGCAACTGGAAGCATTACCCGGGGTCGGACGTAAAACTGCCAATGTCATTCTAAATACCGCGTTTGGCGAACCTACGATTGCAGTGGATACGCATATTTTCCGGGTTTCGAATCGTACTGGACTAGCCCCCGGCAAAAATGTTCTGGAAGTCGAATTAAAGCTGCTCAAAGCAGTACCGAAGGAATTTCGCCATGATGCACACCATTGGCTGATCCTTCATGGCCGGTATGTTTGCAAAGCCAGAAAACCGGCCTGTGCAATTTGCACGATCAATCATTTATGTGAATTCAAAGACAAAAATTTTGCACTCTAA
- a CDS encoding porin family protein: MKYLSRNKKLTVNFLAGSLLAASAMAAPQVVAGEAAAERIRQLEQSLQAIQVELQRMKSESAQAAQKVKSIEQTATQTEQKINQTEKKINSLEERKDALAEKVDPLTQRIGTDITEKTRMLHFRGGFTHQMNQRNGSSIQSIVAPVGAQDQAGQDGWYVGAGIDWGLTRDMWGFMPRTTVFAELMFEYKQFGNHVQGNALANAPTMLAGGSLNPINVTVSQFTLTASPKIKWVLGS, encoded by the coding sequence ATGAAGTATTTATCACGTAATAAAAAATTAACCGTCAATTTTCTTGCCGGTTCGCTTTTAGCCGCTAGTGCGATGGCTGCGCCTCAAGTCGTGGCAGGTGAAGCAGCTGCTGAGCGTATTAGGCAATTAGAACAAAGCTTGCAAGCTATTCAAGTTGAATTACAAAGAATGAAATCTGAATCCGCTCAGGCTGCACAAAAGGTTAAAAGTATAGAACAAACCGCTACTCAGACAGAACAGAAAATAAATCAGACAGAAAAGAAAATAAATAGTCTTGAAGAGAGAAAGGATGCATTAGCAGAAAAAGTAGATCCTCTAACACAACGGATCGGTACAGATATCACAGAAAAAACTCGCATGCTGCACTTCCGCGGCGGTTTTACACACCAAATGAATCAGCGTAACGGCTCAAGCATACAAAGTATTGTCGCGCCGGTTGGAGCTCAAGATCAGGCTGGTCAAGATGGATGGTATGTGGGTGCAGGTATTGATTGGGGACTGACCAGAGATATGTGGGGGTTTATGCCAAGAACAACAGTCTTTGCAGAATTGATGTTTGAATATAAACAATTTGGCAACCATGTTCAGGGCAATGCGCTGGCTAATGCGCCTACGATGTTAGCGGGCGGTTCACTCAATCCGATTAATGTAACAGTCAGTCAGTTTACTTTAACGGCATCCCCTAAAATCAAATGGGTCTTAGGAAGTTAA
- a CDS encoding RnfABCDGE type electron transport complex subunit B has product MNQLLIEEIDALLPQTQCGKCGFPGCRPYAEAIAEGRADINQCPPGDQEGIEKLAQLLGVPPKPLNTSHGFPRSGKVVARIDEQLCIGCTFCTRVCPVDAIVGAGKQMHTVIAAECTGCELCIAPCPMDCISLVSVAEKTDGIRQKQAADNARSRYHFRLQRLARAKQASPKAPTKAIAQPEITPTAAEERKHAIVQAALKRAMAIRARTDNNRPPVE; this is encoded by the coding sequence ATGAATCAATTGTTGATAGAAGAAATCGACGCGCTATTGCCGCAAACACAATGTGGAAAATGCGGCTTTCCCGGCTGCAGGCCTTACGCGGAAGCAATAGCCGAAGGTCGCGCGGATATTAATCAATGTCCACCCGGCGATCAGGAAGGTATCGAGAAATTGGCGCAATTATTGGGTGTTCCGCCCAAACCGTTGAACACGTCGCATGGCTTTCCCCGGTCCGGTAAAGTCGTTGCCAGAATTGACGAGCAGTTATGTATCGGCTGCACGTTCTGCACTCGGGTTTGTCCTGTCGATGCCATTGTTGGAGCTGGCAAACAAATGCACACGGTCATCGCCGCAGAATGCACCGGATGCGAGTTATGCATCGCGCCTTGCCCCATGGATTGTATTAGCCTGGTGTCCGTCGCCGAGAAGACCGACGGCATACGGCAGAAACAAGCCGCCGATAACGCACGCTCACGGTATCACTTCAGATTGCAGCGGTTAGCGAGAGCAAAACAAGCCAGTCCCAAAGCACCCACTAAAGCCATTGCACAACCGGAAATAACCCCAACTGCAGCGGAAGAACGTAAGCATGCCATCGTGCAGGCAGCCTTAAAACGTGCCATGGCCATCCGTGCCCGGACTGATAATAACCGGCCGCCGGTGGAATGA
- a CDS encoding c-type cytochrome, which yields MKQKSIMNLLLALGMFLAFSGATQAAGDAAAAKDKLSMCEGCHGIPGYKTAFPSAYHVPKLGGQHAEYIIKALEGYKSGSRSHPTMTALAKTLSQQDIEDLAAYYSKN from the coding sequence ATGAAACAAAAATCGATTATGAATTTATTACTTGCCTTGGGCATGTTCTTGGCATTTTCGGGAGCAACTCAAGCAGCTGGAGACGCAGCGGCAGCAAAAGACAAGTTATCAATGTGTGAAGGTTGTCACGGAATTCCAGGTTATAAAACAGCTTTTCCTAGCGCTTATCATGTTCCCAAACTGGGCGGACAACATGCAGAATATATCATTAAAGCGTTGGAAGGTTACAAAAGTGGTTCACGTAGCCATCCTACCATGACGGCCTTAGCTAAGACATTGTCTCAACAAGATATCGAAGATCTTGCTGCATATTATTCTAAAAATTAA
- the aat gene encoding leucyl/phenylalanyl-tRNA--protein transferase, which yields MIPKMNSFTPFPPVENALTEPNGLLAVGGDLSPQRLLAAYRKGIFPWFNEDDPILWWSPDPRMVLFPAELKISRSLRKTLKKDHYHICTDRSFTQVMQACAAPRKDQAGTWIHPQMVTAYSALHKMGLAHSVETWVNGELIGGLYGVALGKVFFGESMFSRQPDASKIAFVHLVKQLQYWQFGLIDCQVRTSHLASLGAREISRTEFSQTLDDLITGIEPGNTWNFDRIPIE from the coding sequence ATTATTCCCAAAATGAACTCTTTTACACCGTTTCCACCCGTGGAAAATGCGCTTACCGAGCCCAACGGATTATTGGCTGTGGGAGGAGATCTGTCACCGCAACGCTTGCTTGCGGCTTATCGCAAGGGCATTTTTCCCTGGTTCAATGAAGACGATCCAATCCTTTGGTGGAGTCCGGATCCCCGAATGGTGCTGTTTCCCGCCGAATTAAAAATCTCCCGGTCACTACGCAAAACGCTGAAAAAAGACCATTACCACATTTGCACGGACCGCAGTTTTACCCAGGTCATGCAAGCCTGTGCCGCGCCGCGCAAAGATCAAGCAGGTACTTGGATACACCCGCAAATGGTGACCGCTTATAGCGCGCTTCACAAAATGGGACTGGCGCACTCCGTGGAAACCTGGGTCAATGGTGAACTCATCGGCGGGCTTTATGGTGTTGCGCTAGGAAAAGTGTTTTTTGGCGAATCGATGTTCTCGCGCCAGCCAGATGCATCAAAAATCGCCTTCGTGCACCTGGTAAAGCAGCTACAATATTGGCAATTTGGCTTGATTGATTGCCAGGTCAGAACCAGCCACCTGGCGTCTTTGGGTGCGCGGGAAATTTCACGAACGGAATTCAGTCAAACATTGGATGACTTAATAACCGGAATCGAGCCCGGCAACACATGGAATTTTGATCGCATTCCAATCGAATAA
- a CDS encoding c-type cytochrome, translating into MKNYLIAALSGAALILSSQVMAADIEAGKSKAAEVCASCHGVDGNSPAPNFPKIGGQYRTYIAKALKDYKSGTRNDPIMAGMTANLSPADIENLAFYYSSQAGSLNSNK; encoded by the coding sequence ATGAAGAATTATTTAATTGCCGCATTAAGCGGAGCAGCGTTGATATTATCAAGTCAAGTAATGGCTGCTGATATTGAAGCAGGTAAAAGTAAAGCAGCTGAAGTTTGTGCTTCCTGTCATGGCGTTGACGGTAATAGCCCGGCACCTAATTTCCCCAAAATTGGCGGACAATACAGAACTTACATCGCAAAAGCATTGAAAGACTATAAATCCGGCACCCGGAATGATCCAATTATGGCGGGAATGACTGCCAATTTGTCACCTGCCGATATTGAAAACCTGGCTTTCTATTATTCCAGCCAGGCAGGTAGTCTGAATTCAAACAAATAA
- a CDS encoding IS1595 family transposase: MNVKNRYYFRSRIGEAKFRQLIRYFVLDFTATSTAQLTGISIRSVNTIYLKVRQKIAYCCELESPLQGAVEVDESYFGAQRVRGKKGRGAYGKTIVFGVLKRQGKVYTEIVPDCSKATLQAIIRGHVAPDTIIHSDGWRGYDGLVDIGFDKHFRVCHGNNEFASGERHINGIESFWSFAKRRLAKFNGVPEHTFYLHLKETEFRFNHRRDNLYHQILKLLRLNPL, translated from the coding sequence ATGAATGTTAAAAATAGATACTATTTCCGTTCTCGGATTGGAGAAGCTAAATTCAGACAACTTATTCGCTATTTTGTTTTGGATTTTACCGCTACAAGTACCGCGCAATTGACCGGTATTTCTATCCGATCCGTCAATACGATTTACCTCAAAGTGCGGCAAAAAATTGCCTACTGCTGCGAACTTGAATCGCCGCTTCAAGGTGCTGTGGAAGTTGATGAATCTTATTTTGGCGCGCAGCGTGTCAGAGGCAAAAAAGGTCGAGGCGCTTATGGTAAAACCATTGTCTTTGGCGTTCTGAAACGCCAAGGGAAGGTATATACGGAGATTGTTCCTGATTGCTCCAAAGCCACGTTACAAGCTATTATCCGTGGGCATGTAGCACCCGATACCATCATCCATTCTGATGGCTGGCGCGGATATGACGGGCTGGTCGATATTGGTTTTGATAAGCACTTCAGGGTTTGTCATGGCAACAATGAATTCGCCAGTGGCGAGCGGCATATCAACGGCATTGAATCTTTCTGGAGCTTTGCAAAAAGGCGTTTGGCAAAGTTCAATGGTGTTCCTGAACATACCTTTTATTTGCATTTGAAAGAAACCGAATTTCGTTTTAATCATCGCCGTGATAATCTCTATCATCAGATTCTCAAATTATTACGTTTAAACCCGCTTTAA
- a CDS encoding quinone-dependent dihydroorotate dehydrogenase — MFYTLLRPLLFKLDPESAHRVTFDGIELARKLGLLTPAVIACPSRTVMGLNFPNPVGLAAGLDKNGEYLDALAMLGFGFIEIGTVTPRPQPGNPAPRIFRIPEASAIINRLGFNNHGVDQLVENVRHSAYRGILGINIGKNFDTPLENAVDDYRIGLQKVYPYASYVTVNVSSPNTQNLRQLQSADALDRLLDQLKSEQAKLAQIHGKYVPMAVKIAPDLDETQIQSIAALLIKHRIDGVIATNTTIARTGIEHLPAAQESGGLSGAPLTQRATAVIRQLHSELHGAIPVIGVGGILSAHDAQDKLAAGASLVQLYTGLIYRGPDLVKEIARVICADHAKESN, encoded by the coding sequence ATGTTCTACACACTTCTTCGCCCGCTCCTTTTTAAGCTTGATCCCGAATCTGCACATCGCGTCACGTTCGATGGCATTGAGCTGGCCAGAAAATTGGGCTTATTAACGCCTGCTGTCATCGCTTGTCCGTCCCGCACTGTCATGGGATTAAATTTTCCCAATCCGGTCGGACTTGCCGCCGGGTTGGACAAAAATGGCGAATACCTAGATGCGCTCGCCATGCTGGGATTCGGCTTTATCGAAATTGGCACTGTCACGCCACGGCCGCAACCGGGAAATCCGGCGCCGCGGATATTTCGCATTCCCGAAGCCAGTGCAATCATCAACCGGCTGGGTTTCAATAATCATGGCGTCGATCAATTGGTTGAAAACGTTAGACACTCGGCTTATCGCGGCATACTCGGTATCAATATCGGTAAGAATTTCGATACCCCGCTGGAAAATGCGGTCGACGATTATCGAATCGGTTTACAGAAGGTTTACCCGTATGCCAGTTACGTGACGGTCAATGTCTCATCGCCCAACACACAGAATTTGCGGCAGTTGCAAAGCGCCGATGCACTCGACCGGTTACTCGATCAATTAAAGTCGGAACAAGCCAAGCTGGCGCAAATTCATGGAAAATATGTGCCGATGGCGGTCAAAATCGCCCCCGATCTGGATGAAACACAGATCCAGTCGATTGCCGCACTGCTGATAAAACATCGCATCGACGGGGTGATCGCCACCAATACTACGATTGCACGGACAGGCATCGAGCACTTGCCAGCCGCACAGGAAAGCGGCGGATTGAGCGGTGCCCCATTGACGCAACGCGCTACAGCGGTTATCCGGCAACTGCACAGTGAACTGCATGGTGCCATACCGGTTATCGGCGTCGGCGGCATCTTGTCGGCGCATGACGCGCAAGACAAGCTGGCGGCGGGCGCAAGCTTGGTACAGCTGTATACCGGCTTGATTTACCGCGGCCCGGATTTGGTTAAGGAAATTGCACGGGTGATCTGTGCTGATCACGCAAAAGAATCGAATTAG